The genomic DNA CCCCGTTCTTTttcctcaccccacctcccttCCACTCTGAGACTTCCTCCACTTTCTCCTgtcctccatttcctcctctaGTAGAAATACATAAGGGCTTCAGAGTTCACCTCAGAGGCCTGAATGTGTCTGTACACTGAACTCTGCTGCTGCTGGACCTCCCTCCGCCCTGCCAAGCCTTTTGGTTCCCACTGACAGGGTGGGATCACATCTGAGCAGGAGGCTTTGCCCAAGTGTGGCAACTCAGGCCATCTATTGGGTTGGACAGagagtttgttcgggtttttccgtaacgttggaaaaacctgaacaaactttctGGCCAAACCAGTACATCCTGGCACTGCTGGGTAGAACCCACACAGGTGCTCTTACCTAATGACAGATACCTGCCTCTTGGCACCATTAGGGTAAGAACCAGAACAGGTGGCTTTCAGGGTGCAAATTCAAGGTCAGGGAATGGGGTGTATTGGCATATATTGGGGGGGTGGGCTCTTGGTTCTCCAACAATGACTTCCTTTGGCCATTTGCTCTCCTAGCTGAGGTCCCTGGCAGGAAGCAAGTGGGGCAAATGTAGAAAAGGCCAACTGTTACTTCCCAAGATTCCAGCCAGGGAGAAGAGGGTATAAGATAAGACTTACCATGTGAGTctgcttctcagactttaatgtggatgatattaaaatgcagattctggttcaataggtctggggtggggcagagattccgcacttctttttttaaataaatttattttatttatctattttggctgcgttgggtctttgttgctgcgcgctggctttctctagttgtggtgagcaggggctactctttgttgcggtgcgcgggcttctcattgtggtggcttctcttgttgcggagcatgggctctaggcacacgggcttcagtagttgtggcatgcgggatcagtagttgtggcacacgggcttagttgctctgcggcatgtgggatcttcccggactagggcttgaacccgtgtcccctgcactggcaggcggattcttaaccactgcgccaccagggaagccccgagattcTGCACTTCTAACCAACTCCCAGAAGATGCTGCAGCTGCAGTCTGAATAGCAAATACTGTGTTGTAAGAGGTTGGTCCTTCCCCAGAAGTCACCTGAGAGCTAAAAATCCATTTATCCTGGAGGAATGGTGTGTCTCCTTTCACAATTAAGAAGTCAGATTTAAAGTTCAGAAGACTCGCGAGAGGAAAGCCAATGATTCAGTCACTCTGGTTGTCTCCTAGACTGTTCTGGGAAAAGACCCAGGAGTAGCCAGGAGATCAATGTCTGAATTTGGGGTGGAGCCTTCCAGATCAGAAGGAGAGGTTTACAGTGGGGAAAGATAAGGGCTCAAGACTGCTTCACTTACTGTTCAATGAACGTATGCTGTGCACCATTCACTGTGCTGTGTAGGCAGTTTGCATGGATCAACACATCCATCAACACGATGACCCTCTGGGTGCTCTGGCTTTCCTTTTGTACAgtaaggaaactggggctcacaGGGGTGAGttaacatgcccaaggtcacacagctacccAGTGAGTGACAGGGCTGGCTTTGGAACCCAACCCTCCTGTTCTTAACCGCTAGGCTATACTGTACTGAGGAAACAAGCATTCACTGGAAGGCATTCACTGGGTGGGGGGGATGTCTTATACAGGACTATTTTGGTTTCAAGTGTTGGAAAGCAACTCAAGCTGACTTAAATAAAAAGGGAATGTAtcgggagttctctggtggcctGGTGGGCTTTCACTGTCacggctcaggttcaatccctggtcggggaaccgaggtcccacaagccacgtggtgccaccaaaaaaaaaaaagaatgtattgatTTATAGGACTACGAAGTCCAGAGGTAATGGCTTCAGGCACAGCCGGGTCCAGGGCATATGCTTTCCTCCATGTTGGCATCTTTCTCATCCCCTCTTTGAGGCAGCCAGAGAGCCACTAGCAGGTGTACTCCTGTTCCCTCAGCAACCCTAGGCAACAGGGTGAGTCCTTCTCCCCACCGGTCCCAACAAATCCTACCTCTGTCTCCCAGTGGCCAGCATAGGGTCATAAGCTCACCCTGAAACAACCACTGTGGCTGGTGAGGAGGACCATGAAGTAGCCGTGGGCCTGGGTTACATGCTCAGCCCTCCCCACCCAGACCATAAGGGCTGGGAGTAGAACAGGTTTGGTTCCCAGGGAAAGTGGGGAGCTGCTGCCAGAAAGAGGGCTGTCTGGGCGGGCCGAAACAGGTCCACCACTGCGGTTGCGTAGCCAGGATCGCTGCTGTGCGACTTCGGGGTTCTTGTTCCCGAGGCTAGGCTGGGCGTGGGGACGGGGAAGAACCAAAGGGCGTCCGTCCACCAGCTCGGCGGGGCGGAGGTCGGTGGGAGGGAACCATGAGGGAAGAAGCGGCACCGAGGGGAGCCCAGTGTGACCGTCGGCCTCTCTCTCCCTGTTCCCAGGAAAGCTGCAGCCATGGCGCTGGGGCTCTTCCGGGTGTGCCTTGTGGTGGTGACGGCCATCATCAACCACCCGCTGCTGTTCCCGCGAGAGAACGCCACGGTCCCCGAGAACGAGGAAGAGATCATCCGCCAGATGCAGGCGCACCAGGAGAAGCTGCAGCTGGAGCAGCTGcgcctggaggaggaggtggcgcGGCTGGCGGCCGAGAAGGAGGCCGAGAAGGAGGCGCTGGAGCGCTTAGCGGAGGAGGGCCAGCAGCAGAACGAGAGCCGCGCCGCCTGGGACCTGTGGAGTACCCTCTGCATGATCCTCTTCCTGGTGATCGAGGTGTGGCGGCAGGACCACCAGGACGCGCCCTCGCCCGAGTGCCTGGGCGCCGACGAGGACGAGCTGCCCGGCCTGGAGGGCGCCCCCCTCCGGGGTCTCACCCTGCCCAACAAGGCCACGCTCGACCACTTTTACGAGCGCTGCATCCGGGGGGCCCCGGCCGACGCCCCCCGCACCCGGGAGTTTGTGGAAGGCTTCGTGGATGATTTGCTGGAAGCCctgaggagcctgtgcagccgggACACGGACATGGAGGTGGAGGACTTCATCGGCGTGGACAGCATGTACGAGAACTGGCAGGTGAACAAGCCGCTGCTGTGCGACCTCTTTGTGCCCTTCATGCCGCCGGAGCCCTACCGCTTCCACCCAGAGCTCTGGTGCTCCAGCCGCTCGGTGCCCTTGGATCGCCAGGGCTACGGCCAGATCAAGGTGGTCCGGGCCGACGACGACACGCTGGGCTGTATCTGCGGCAAGACCAAACTCGGGGAAGACATGCTGTGTCTCCTCCACGGCAAGAACAACGTGGTGCGGCCAGGTAGTGAGGCGAAAGACCCGCTGTGCGTCGGAGACTCCCCATACCTGGACACGATGCGAGTCCTGAAGTGGTTCCAGACGGCCCTCACCAGAGCCTGGCACCGCATCAACCACAAGTACGAGTTCGACCTGGCCTTTGGCCAGCTGGACACCCCGGGGTCCCTCAAGATCAGGTTCCGCTCGGGGAAGTTCATGCCCTTCAACCTGATTCCTGTGATCCAGTATGATGACTCCGACCTGTACTTGGTCTCCCATCTTACCAGGGAGCCCTGTGGGGGGACCCCGCCATCCAGCACAGATTGGCTCCTGTCCTTCGCTGTCTATGAGCGCCACTTCCTTAGGATGACCTCGAAGGCGCTGCCCGAGGGCGCCTGCCACCTCAGCTGCTTGCAGATtgcctccttcctgctctccaaACAGAGCCGCCTGACCGGCCCCAGCAGGCTCAGCAACTACCACCTGAAGACCGCCCTGCTACACCTCCTGCTTGCCCGGCGGCCAGCCGCCTGGAAGGCTGAGCAGCTCGATGCTCGTCTGCACGAGCTGCTCTGCTTCCTGGAGAAGAGCCTGCTGGAGAAGAAGCTCCATCACTTTTTCATCGGCAATTGCAAGGTGCCCGAGGCCATGGGGCTCCCTGAGGCCATACGCAGGGCTGAGCCTCTCAACCTCTTCCGGCCCTTCGTCCTGCAGCGAAGTCTCTACCGGAAGACAGTGGACTCCTTCTATGAGATGCTCAAGAATGCCCCAGCGCTCATTAGCGAGTATTCCCTCCATATTCCCTCAGACCATGGCAGCCTGCCCTCAAAAGCTGTCATCTTGTAGAGCATCCACGACCCAGAGGGCCAGGACACAAGGCATCCTACATGTCCACACCCCTGGGGGCATGTGCAGGCCCTGTCCTGGGAAAACGACAGGCTTTGTAGGGCGCCGTGGCTCAGCCTGCCGGGGGAGCCAGACCCTGTAGCACAGAGGAAACAGAATTCCAGGCCAAAGCTGGTTTGCTTTCATGCCGTTGGGGCTTGCTGGTGAAGCTGTTGTCTGGGTTTGGGGACTGATCCTTCGCAGCTTACTTTTGGATCACCACCAATGGCCAAGATGATGACAGAAGTCTGGACGCTGAGTTACACACAATGCAAACATCGATTTGGGTGTGATTCTTTTCATATCCCAGGTCCAGTCGTTACTTGAATATCAACAAAAGATCTACAGGAATGCTAACAGGGACCCGTGTTAAGACCTTGCACCCTGATTTCTGGTAACCCTTGACCCCAGGCATCTGCAACCAAGCAGCGGGCACCAGTGTGGGAATTTGCAGCGTTCCATCCACAGCCTGCACAGTAGGGGTCCCCACTGTGGCTGCCGTTTTTATACTATTTAGAGAAAAGCCCTAGAGATATGCAAGGCCCCAGGTGGCTAATGTCCCTGTTACACAGAAGTGGGTACTTGGTGGCAGACAGAAGTTTGAGCTGGCCGTTGTTTCAGCTACACATCTCACTCAGGGTGCACCCTCTTTTCTCTGCCCCTTCTCCCAGGATGCTGTGTCCTGAACCCTGGGGGTGCCACATACTACGCTGGGTACAGGCATGGTATGTGGGCCCCTCACCCTCGTTATTCTCTCCACAGCTGGTCTCTCTGGCCACCAGTATGTTGAGAGGTGGGGGGCACTGGAGATAGacgatgagagagaaagaggagtacAGGGTCACTGGGGCAAAGGGCAGAGCCTGTTACCTGGGGTCTGGTTTGCAGGCTGGCCTCTGATGCCCAGTTCAGAGAAGGTCATAGAGCTGAGAGGTGAGGGATGCTGCAGCCCTGAGTTTTCCTCAGGGTTCCAATCCTAGAGCAGGGCGTGCCTGGAAACAAGATTGCTGTGGAAACCCAGCTCCACATGCAGGCCCCCAAATCCCCTTGGCTGTTCATTCCAGTGGGGCTCCCTCACTGCACAGAGCCCTCCCTTCTGGATGGGCCTTCCTGGCCACACAGATGACCAACACCCTAAGAGCCTGACAGAGGCTTGGCTGACTGGGACGCGTAAGGACAGACTACAAGCACAGCCCTCAGACCTCAGAGAGGCCACCTTGGCACTGCCGGGCTGCGATCCCTGGGCAGGCACCAGAGCCGGCGGTCAGAGCTGGCCTCGGTCTCCAGGCCTGGTTCAGAGGGAGTGGGAAGCCACTCCCTCCTCCAATTATGGCTTCACTTGCCCTTTGGGAGCTCCCCTCTTGGCATTGCCTCAGTAACCTTTGCAGAGGGCCAAGGTGAAGCAAGAATGAGTTCTCCTTCCCCAGCGCTCTCCTTCCATGGTTGAAACTGGCCGTGCCTCCCAGACACGTACCCAATTCCTCAGGGGTGTTGGGCTCCCCATGAACTGAAGAAAGGATCCTGTCTCTACCCCAGGAGTGCTCTCACCTAGCCTCAGAGTGTTCTAGAAGACAGACAGTTTGCCTGACAGGGTTAATTCACAGTAGGAGGCTCAGCTGTTATGGGGCATCGAAGCCCATAGGAAGCTGTAGGAAGCTTCCTTCCATGTGAGCTGGGGTTAGACTGGGCAGCACCTGGGtctgcccctccccaggcccacaTGGTCTCCAACAGTAACCCCAAAGCCCCATTTGCAGTTGGGGggaatttccttatttattgtcaCCCATGCCTTTCCTTTCCCATCCTCATCCGATGTGCTTTGAGGAGACCCCAGCAACCAAGGAGCAGCCTCCAGAAGCCAAGACCAAGCCTGAGTCTCCGTCGGCTTCCCCTTTGCTTCCAGAAGAAAATTCACTGAGAACTTACCTTCCGGCCTCTTGTTTATACAGAGACAACAACTCAGCGGGGAAATGGGGATCTTTTATGCACCAGAGCTGCTTCTGAAGCAGAGAGCAGCGGGACTCTTGGTGTTTCATGCTGCCTTATTTATGTTAAAGGAAGAATTAAATTCTTGCAAGGAGTAGAAACTGGTcacagtgtttgtttttaacttcagGAAATCTGTGAGCTTCCCAGGGCAGAGCTGAGGAGGGGGTGGATTTCCTATTGACACACGGAAGCTTTCACTCCCTTTTTATTCTTATGctttcaggaaatttaaaaaatagcaaaacagAATATTTCTGGCCCATCTTTGAGGCAGCCTGCAGAG from Phocoena phocoena chromosome 16, mPhoPho1.1, whole genome shotgun sequence includes the following:
- the ITPRIP gene encoding inositol 1,4,5-trisphosphate receptor-interacting protein, producing the protein MALGLFRVCLVVVTAIINHPLLFPRENATVPENEEEIIRQMQAHQEKLQLEQLRLEEEVARLAAEKEAEKEALERLAEEGQQQNESRAAWDLWSTLCMILFLVIEVWRQDHQDAPSPECLGADEDELPGLEGAPLRGLTLPNKATLDHFYERCIRGAPADAPRTREFVEGFVDDLLEALRSLCSRDTDMEVEDFIGVDSMYENWQVNKPLLCDLFVPFMPPEPYRFHPELWCSSRSVPLDRQGYGQIKVVRADDDTLGCICGKTKLGEDMLCLLHGKNNVVRPGSEAKDPLCVGDSPYLDTMRVLKWFQTALTRAWHRINHKYEFDLAFGQLDTPGSLKIRFRSGKFMPFNLIPVIQYDDSDLYLVSHLTREPCGGTPPSSTDWLLSFAVYERHFLRMTSKALPEGACHLSCLQIASFLLSKQSRLTGPSRLSNYHLKTALLHLLLARRPAAWKAEQLDARLHELLCFLEKSLLEKKLHHFFIGNCKVPEAMGLPEAIRRAEPLNLFRPFVLQRSLYRKTVDSFYEMLKNAPALISEYSLHIPSDHGSLPSKAVIL